A genome region from Fundulus heteroclitus isolate FHET01 unplaced genomic scaffold, MU-UCD_Fhet_4.1 scaffold_85, whole genome shotgun sequence includes the following:
- the LOC105917884 gene encoding ATP-dependent 6-phosphofructokinase, platelet type-like encodes MAGAMGPKRQDTRKFFENLSGAGKSIAVLTSGGDAQGMNGAVRAVVRMGIYVGAKVYFIHEGYQGMVDGGDNIIEATWESVSSVLQV; translated from the exons ATGGCCGGAGCGATGGGACCCAAGCGGCAGGACACCCGGAAATTTTTCGAGAATCTGTCTGGCGCTGGAAAATCCATCGCAGTGCTGACCAGCGGCGGAGATGCTCAAG GTATGAATGGAGCTGTCCGGGCCGTCGTCCGAATGGGCATTTATGTAGGAGCCAAAGTCTACTTTATTCACGAG GGGTACCAGGGGATGGTAGACGGTGGAGACAACATCATAGAGGCGACGTGGGAAAGTGTCTCTAGTGTTCTGCAAGTG